GACTCGAACTCGATATGAAAAGTGGTACGGAACTGTTCGAGATGCGGCTTCTGTTTTCGGGAGCCAATAACGCTCAGCAAAGCTCTGAAAATCCGTATTGGGATTGTGATCCAGCCGCTGTTTCACCGCCTGTCGACAGTATCCACAGATACCGCCATCTCTTCCTTTCGTACAGTTTTGCTGTGTTGGAATCTGGATCATCTGCCGCTCTAGATCAACCCACGATTTCGACAAGTGCGTTGTTTCTCCTGGTCTAAGTCCAAGACGGCCTCCAAGGAGAATGGCCGCTCGTGTTTCGAGTCTCTGTTGTGTATCATCTATTCGCCCAGCACCTTCTAACAGTAGTTCGAACTCGCGTTCGCTAAGGGCCCTCTCTCGTGTTGCTACCATATCCATCGCTGTCTGTCGATACAAAGATAATCCGCTTCTTCTTCGAGTGGCAAGGTGAATCGGTTCACAGCCGCCAGAATTGCCGTCTGATATGACAGGAAGTACTTATGGGTGCCCCCCGGACGAAGCGTATGGGACTCTTTGAGACCTTATTTAGCTCATCCACTGGGGACACTGACCCTCAGGCACAGCAACCGAGTCAGCACGAAATCTTCCCCGAGGACAAGTACAATGTCGCATACGCTGTAGCCGCTCGGCGTGAAGAAATTCGGGCGTTAGAACACCTTCTAGAAGCGGATCAGACCTCACCTACCGCCCTGGAGGCTGAGCCTTTCCTTCAGGATGTAATCG
This genomic window from Haloplanus vescus contains:
- a CDS encoding tyrosine-type recombinase/integrase; the encoded protein is MDMVATRERALSEREFELLLEGAGRIDDTQQRLETRAAILLGGRLGLRPGETTHLSKSWVDLERQMIQIPTQQNCTKGRDGGICGYCRQAVKQRLDHNPNTDFQSFAERYWLPKTEAASRTVPYHFSYRVRVAVELLLDEHGGWPYSFSTLQRRLETALERSPELSNDATSLHGLRATAASYHAGRGLDLPALRAMFGWEDITTARQYLNVDGAMTRRALDSIHQ